A single genomic interval of Aedes aegypti strain LVP_AGWG chromosome 1, AaegL5.0 Primary Assembly, whole genome shotgun sequence harbors:
- the LOC5564088 gene encoding GPI transamidase component PIG-S isoform X1 yields MDETKSPEMEADMQQEQAELRNQAEKSTKVADSEDDTIHFYATLAFIVVIIMIGVPMWWKTTEVYRVPLPYAEIESLNDVPIKATFRMGLFVKSQERRDILMFELSKKFENNFVFNLQLEDFSLDPTLVEAAKTPAALEAAVLKKHPLGLGEFVLIEWNKLEDDVLVTSERSAFISESATSLKIFQVLSSWILQEYKLKAIIGSRDLQTSHHRQIRLNTAPMQPHYEILISVLNPRPDVQKIHWNARAAAENYIAPFLDGLSMIANFTVKTQWVYQVEIQTPQKQIPDENSLKRHYAIQEDALPHVITAFEKKLGNQISNDPAIHLVVYVPPCGLAPLRIYRKDGTRVSENNVEAFTSAKWGGIVLANPPENAIAKCLEGSGTTEFHLSSQDVMPVLLYQLRKIFDLENNIPLLDCTITPYTSIEPRAWEVDNFIRSNTIYRIHSATLTLQSLIQLLGGIDYIVIDDQVGAAIKDAYQRIVLAKEHLRENRLAEAAAEAKLAYVSAERAFFDPSMLALLYFPSEQKYAIYIPLFLPIMIPVIFSFNSISKFLKKRFGKQGKPKTE; encoded by the exons ACACCATCCATTTCTACGCCACGTTGGCTTTCATCGTGGTGATCATCATGATCGGTGTGCCCATGTGGTGGAAAACGACCGAAGTGTACCGAGTTCCGTTACCCTACGCGGAAATTGAATCGCTGAACGATGTCCCCATAAAGGCCACTTTCCGGATGGGGCTCTTTGTGAAATCCCAGGAACGACGAGACATTCTGATGTTCGAACTgagcaaaaaatttgaaaacaact TCGTGTTCAATCTTCAATTAGAGGATTTTTCACTAGATCCCACCCTCGTCGAAGCGGCAAAGACTCCTGCGGCGTTGGAGGCTGCCGTCTTGAAGAAACATCCCCTAGGTTTAGGAGAGTTCGTCCTTATCGAATGGAATAAGCTAGAAGACGACGTGTTAGTGACTTCTGAAAGAAGCGCCTTCATATCTGAGAGTGCCA CGTCCCTGAAAATCTTCCAAGTACTCTCTTCCTGGATTTTGCAAGAGTACAAACTCAAAGCAATTATTGGTTCGCGTGACCTCCAAACTAGTCATCACCGTCAAATAAGGTTAAATACGGCTCCGATGCAACCGCACTATGAGATACTGATTTCGGTGTTGAATCCTCGTCCGGATGTTCAGAAGATTCACTGGAATGCCCGTGCAGCGGCTGAGA ACTACATCGCCCCTTTCCTGGACGGTCTGTCCATGATTGCCAACTTCACCGTCAAAACCCAATGGGTTTACCAGGTGGAAATACAAACCCCCCAGAAGCAGATTCCCGACGAAAATTCGCTAAAGCGCCACTACGCAATTCAGGAGGATGCCCTGCCACATGTGATCACCGCATTCGAAAAGAAACTTGGTAATCAGATTTCCAATGACCCGGCGATCCACCTGGTGGTGTATGTTCCTCCCTGTGGATTGGCTCCGTTGCGGATCTATCGCAAGGATGGAACGCGTGTCTCCGAAAACAATGTGGAGGCCTTCACCTCGGCTAAGTGGGGTGGAATCGTGTTGGCCAATCCTCCGGAGAACGCCATTGCCAAATGTTTGGAGGGTTCCGGTACGACGGAGTTCCACTTGAGCTCGCAAGACGTGATGCCAGTGTTGTTGTACCAGCTGAGGAAGATCTTCGATCTGGAGAATAAT ATCCCCCTACTGGACTGTACGATCACCCCGTACACCTCGATTGAACCCCGTGCCTGGGAGGTGGACAACTTCATTCGTAGCAATACCATTTACCGAATCCACTCGGCGACCCTGACGTTGCAATCGCTGATCCAGCTGCTCGGTGGCATCGATTACATTGTCATCGATGATCAGGTCGGAGCGGCCATCAAAGATGCCTACCAGCGGATCGTATTGGCCAAGGAACATCTTCGGGAGAATCGTTTGGCGGAGGCAGCCGCTGAAGCGAAACTGGCCTACGTTTCGGCCGAGCGGGCTTTCTTCGATCCGAGCATGCTGGCCCTGTTGTACTTCCCCAGTGAACAAAAGTACGCTATCTACATTCCGCTGTTCCTGCCGATTATGATCCCGGTGATCTTCTCGTTCAACTCGATCAGCAAGTTCCTGAAGAAGCGGTTCGGTAAGCAAGGTAAACCAAAGACTGAGTAA
- the LOC5569224 gene encoding uncharacterized protein LOC5569224, whose protein sequence is MEIGRKYLWLGGLLQLVVLLSSYQQSALASPDGINFYKDWIRNKNEDEDYAAMLSEEELSEPKLFFYRTPVSPLIDYNLHYSFDKRTFNKYKNMMINKDAPEVLLTEDREEPSKAMSRFSFPRITPKRSPGAILSWAIPAANRVRVIPNSYRPPAINRPAA, encoded by the exons ATGGAAATAGGCCGGAAATACCTCTGGCTAGGCGGACTGCTCCAGCTGGTGGTATTGCTGTCGAGCTATCAGCAGTCGGCGCTGGCTAGTCCGGATGGGATCAACTTCTACAAAG ACTGGATTCGAAACAAGAACGAAGACGAGGATTATGCAGCCATGTTGAGTGAAGAGGAGTTAAGTGAACCAAAATTGT tCTTCTACCGAACTCCTGTATCGCCATTAATCGATTATAATCTCCACTACTCATTTGATAAGCGCACCTTTAACAAGTACAAAA ACATGATGATAAACAAAGATGCCCCCGAAGTGCTGCTGACGGAAGATCGTGAAGAACCCAGCAAAGCAATGTCACGTTTTTCCTTCCCACGAATAACACCGAAGCGAAGTCCAGGAGCGATCCTAAGTTGGGCAATTCCAGCGGCCAATAGGGT GCGAGTCATCCCCAACAGTTACCGACCGCCGGCAATCAACCGACCAGCAGCCTAA